From Oryzias melastigma strain HK-1 linkage group LG15, ASM292280v2, whole genome shotgun sequence, one genomic window encodes:
- the LOC112161689 gene encoding VIP peptides codes for MCKAMSQRNGPHLLLLIALYSVLYSRTLSLPYTPMRPTRHADGLFTSGYSKLLGQLSARRYLESLIGKRVSDELMEEPVKRHSDAIFTDNYSRFRKQMAVKKYLNSVLTGKRSLEDPGTSEPEEHRDEPNTFQESYDDINVDHLLSNFQLPL; via the exons AT GTGTAAGGCAATGTCTCAGCGGAACGGTCCCCACCTGCTCCTCCTAATAGCCCTGTACAGTGTGTTATACTCGCGGACTCTGAGTCTACCCTACACACCCATGAG ACCAACGAGACACGCAGACGGTCTGTTCACCAGCGGATACAGCAAACTCCTGGGACAGTTATCGGCGCGGAGGTACCTGGAGTCTCTGATCGGGAAGCGGGTCAG CGATGAGCTGATGGAGGAGCCGGTCAAGCGCCACTCAGATGCCATCTTCACAGACAACTACAGCCGCTTCCGCAAACAGATGGCGGTCAAGAAGTACCTGAACTCAGTCTTAACAGGAAAGAGAAG cctagaagatcctggaaccagcgaGCCTGAGGAGCACAGAGACGAGCCCAACACTTTCCAGGAGAGCTATGACGACATCAACGTAGATCACCTCCTTAGTAACTTTCAGCTG